A stretch of the Luteimonas sp. JM171 genome encodes the following:
- the pilV gene encoding type IV pilus modification protein PilV: MKAFPRRRSGTARGRAAGFSMIEVLVSLLVLALGLLGFALLQTMNLRYTQSADYRTHATNLAYDLLDQMRANRHVAHQYAGVTGADMEPGSVTDTVCSRPLGDAATVAGNIGRWKCQVARTLGPTASAGVQYVNNGDVTITIAWGDQRWDQVDPDATTAFRVETRL; this comes from the coding sequence ATGAAGGCATTTCCACGCCGGCGTTCTGGGACTGCTCGAGGGCGGGCCGCAGGTTTCAGCATGATTGAGGTCTTGGTGTCGCTCCTCGTCCTGGCGCTCGGCCTACTGGGGTTTGCGTTGCTCCAGACGATGAACCTGCGCTACACGCAGAGCGCCGATTACCGTACCCATGCAACCAATCTTGCCTACGACCTGCTTGATCAGATGCGTGCGAATCGACATGTCGCCCATCAGTATGCAGGAGTAACCGGGGCGGACATGGAGCCGGGTAGTGTCACCGATACGGTGTGCTCGCGGCCGTTGGGTGACGCGGCCACTGTTGCAGGCAACATCGGGCGCTGGAAGTGCCAAGTCGCCCGCACCCTGGGGCCGACAGCCAGTGCTGGCGTGCAATACGTCAACAACGGCGATGTGACGATCACAATTGCCTGGGGCGATCAGCGGTGGGACCAGGTTGACCCGGATGCAACCACAGCTTTCCGAGTGGAGACCCGACTGTGA
- a CDS encoding GspH/FimT family pseudopilin — MRQRGFSLIELMVTVAVLAIVVAIGLPSFQGSLRSNRVATASNELVASVSLARSEALRSPGGAAICGTTDGATCSADWDRGWMVWTDTDGNGSPGLNDRILRHVEVRPNLVVSLSAPVAGEDEMIRFDRLGRRVGGDRSFMIQPDVCPSGHNLVRRMAVTPTGQLAVSKGHCT, encoded by the coding sequence ATGCGCCAACGGGGGTTCTCGTTGATCGAGCTGATGGTGACGGTTGCCGTGCTGGCGATCGTGGTGGCCATCGGCTTGCCCAGTTTTCAGGGTTCGCTGCGTTCCAATCGCGTGGCGACAGCCAGCAACGAGCTGGTGGCGTCGGTGTCCCTCGCTCGATCGGAAGCTCTGCGAAGCCCCGGCGGCGCTGCAATTTGCGGTACCACGGACGGGGCCACCTGCAGCGCAGATTGGGATAGGGGATGGATGGTCTGGACGGATACCGACGGTAATGGGTCGCCGGGGCTCAACGACCGGATCCTGCGGCATGTGGAGGTCCGCCCCAACCTGGTGGTTTCTCTGTCAGCCCCGGTAGCCGGAGAGGACGAAATGATCCGGTTTGACCGGTTGGGCCGGAGAGTCGGCGGCGACCGCAGCTTCATGATTCAACCCGATGTTTGTCCGTCCGGCCATAACCTGGTCAGAAGAATGGCCGTTACTCCGACGGGTCAGCTCGCCGTAAGCAAGGGGCATTGCACATGA
- a CDS encoding PilX N-terminal domain-containing pilus assembly protein, with protein sequence MMTRRMHTARIQSASRQRGAVLYVALIMLVLLALIGIVALQVAGMQERMAASYRAVNLAFQFTEERARATECGLEVLNGVPDATGCTSVARADIKTQCDDEFDAGEWTRTLPSGEPRTLASGPATNIRQIEACLIGEAEIGMGMTQEQGGGLQPVYQITTYQTDSRGGDNPTSSAAIDTVFKL encoded by the coding sequence ATGATGACTCGCCGAATGCACACCGCAAGGATCCAGAGCGCCTCTCGTCAGCGCGGCGCCGTTTTGTACGTCGCTCTCATCATGCTTGTGTTGCTCGCGCTGATCGGCATCGTGGCGCTGCAGGTGGCCGGAATGCAGGAGCGCATGGCCGCCAGCTACCGGGCGGTGAACTTGGCATTCCAGTTCACGGAGGAGCGGGCACGCGCCACCGAATGTGGCCTCGAAGTGCTGAACGGGGTGCCAGACGCCACGGGTTGCACCTCCGTGGCCCGCGCCGACATTAAGACCCAGTGTGATGATGAGTTCGACGCCGGGGAATGGACCCGGACACTGCCCAGCGGCGAGCCGCGGACCTTGGCATCTGGACCTGCGACCAACATCCGCCAGATCGAGGCCTGCCTGATCGGTGAAGCCGAGATTGGAATGGGCATGACCCAGGAGCAGGGAGGCGGGCTCCAGCCTGTCTACCAGATCACCACATACCAGACCGACTCGAGGGGCGGAGACAACCCCACCTCTTCCGCGGCGATTGACACGGTATTCAAGCTTTAG
- a CDS encoding PilW family protein, whose translation MIAIAIGSLLLLGLVQVFSASRAAYQTSEGLGRVQENGRFAIDYLLRDIRMAGHFGCVNDQAHWVKGAGDLVNHFGSAVDALDFNRSIVGYEATGTAPGDSLQVGGGAATWSPALPAEISLLNPSPGSDIISLRYLVGEGLPVQSLATVSGTSTEVGFTAGRVDGLTDGGVAAPTLFAVSDCSQVDVFPGVIAGNLVRSDGADFAARYGTLPSSQTLLHRAESIVYYVAPGASGRRALWRARADENGAYPPGGREELIDGVESLQFLYGRDSTVDISRESPPAGNINQQDTAAVVGPDAAQWLRVGLVQVGVLVASPDPAGASEPVGNEQHPRVLGVRFAPADNHDARYRGAYEVTVAVRNRLFGN comes from the coding sequence ATGATCGCGATTGCCATCGGCAGCCTTCTGTTGCTGGGGTTGGTGCAGGTATTTTCCGCTTCGCGGGCCGCGTATCAGACGTCTGAGGGCCTTGGTCGTGTCCAGGAGAACGGCCGGTTCGCCATCGATTACCTGCTGCGCGACATTCGAATGGCGGGCCACTTCGGTTGCGTGAACGACCAGGCGCACTGGGTCAAAGGCGCTGGGGATCTGGTCAACCACTTTGGCTCGGCGGTGGATGCGCTTGATTTCAATCGGTCGATCGTAGGCTATGAGGCCACAGGCACTGCACCGGGAGACAGCCTGCAGGTCGGTGGTGGTGCCGCAACCTGGTCGCCCGCTTTACCCGCTGAAATAAGCTTGCTGAACCCTTCGCCTGGCAGTGACATCATTTCGTTGCGCTATCTTGTCGGCGAGGGCCTGCCGGTTCAAAGCCTTGCTACCGTCAGTGGCACATCAACAGAGGTCGGGTTTACCGCAGGGCGCGTTGACGGGCTGACTGACGGCGGCGTTGCCGCGCCGACACTGTTCGCGGTGTCCGACTGTTCCCAGGTTGACGTATTCCCGGGCGTCATCGCTGGAAACCTCGTGAGATCCGACGGTGCGGATTTTGCAGCCCGTTACGGCACACTCCCATCTTCCCAGACGCTCCTGCATCGGGCGGAGTCGATTGTCTACTACGTGGCCCCCGGAGCCTCCGGCCGGCGAGCTTTGTGGCGGGCCCGCGCCGACGAAAATGGCGCGTATCCGCCGGGTGGCCGGGAAGAGTTGATCGACGGCGTCGAGAGCTTGCAATTCCTGTACGGCCGGGACTCAACGGTCGACATTTCCAGGGAAAGCCCGCCTGCCGGGAATATCAATCAGCAGGACACTGCTGCAGTGGTGGGGCCGGATGCCGCCCAGTGGCTCCGCGTGGGCCTGGTTCAAGTGGGGGTGCTGGTTGCGAGCCCCGACCCCGCGGGTGCCAGTGAACCCGTCGGTAACGAGCAGCACCCACGGGTACTCGGCGTCCGGTTCGCACCTGCCGACAACCATGACGCACGCTACCGCGGGGCATACGAAGTTACCGTGGCGGTGCGTAATCGACTGTTCGGGAATTGA
- the ppnN gene encoding nucleotide 5'-monophosphate nucleosidase PpnN, protein MKQAAQAPKAVPVQNARIYPHGGLDILSHKEVARLRDASQGGLQELLRRCALAVLTSGSASDDPRAAQELYPTFNIEVSQHDRGLRLDLTDAPAMAFVDGQIIQGIAELLFAVVRDLAWTAIERGDEACAPPPETSSEITDEVFGLLRNARVLQPGDPNLIVCWGGHSISRNEYDYSKLVGYELGLRGFDICTGCGPGAMKGPMKGANVAHAKQRRYKSRYIGITEPGIIAAESPNPIVNHLVIMPDIEKRLEAFLRTGHGIIVFPGGVGTAEEILYLLGLLLQESNEGVALPVIFTGPTSAAPYFQQIDQFIRLTLGDEAAKLYEIIIDDPEQVARSMFQGVRQVRQRRIERKDSFFFNWSLDIPLEFQQPFIPTHEAMAGLDLHHGRKPQELAADLRRAFSGIVAGNVKEEGMRRVEEHGPFRIHGDKDMMEALDALLRAFVAQRRMKISGQYRPCYEVVT, encoded by the coding sequence ATGAAGCAAGCAGCACAGGCACCGAAGGCGGTGCCGGTACAGAACGCCCGCATCTACCCCCACGGCGGGCTCGACATCCTTTCGCACAAGGAGGTGGCCCGGCTGCGGGACGCCTCGCAGGGCGGGCTGCAGGAGCTCCTGCGCCGCTGTGCCCTGGCGGTGCTGACCAGCGGCAGCGCCAGCGACGACCCGCGGGCCGCCCAGGAGCTGTATCCCACTTTCAACATCGAGGTCTCCCAGCATGATCGCGGCCTGCGCCTGGACCTGACCGACGCGCCGGCCATGGCCTTCGTCGACGGCCAGATCATCCAGGGCATTGCCGAGCTGCTGTTCGCGGTGGTCCGCGACCTGGCGTGGACGGCGATCGAGCGCGGCGACGAAGCCTGCGCGCCGCCACCTGAAACCTCCTCCGAGATCACCGACGAGGTGTTCGGCCTGCTGCGCAACGCCCGCGTGCTGCAGCCCGGCGACCCCAACCTGATCGTCTGCTGGGGCGGGCACTCCATCAGCCGCAACGAGTACGACTACTCCAAGCTGGTGGGCTACGAGCTGGGCCTGCGCGGCTTCGACATCTGCACAGGCTGCGGCCCCGGCGCGATGAAGGGCCCGATGAAGGGCGCCAACGTGGCCCACGCCAAGCAGCGGCGCTACAAATCGCGGTACATCGGCATCACCGAGCCGGGCATCATTGCCGCCGAATCGCCCAACCCGATCGTCAACCACCTGGTGATCATGCCGGACATCGAGAAGCGCCTCGAGGCCTTCCTGCGCACCGGCCACGGCATCATCGTGTTCCCGGGCGGCGTGGGCACCGCCGAGGAGATCCTGTACCTGCTCGGCCTGCTCCTGCAGGAGAGCAACGAGGGCGTGGCGCTGCCGGTGATCTTCACCGGGCCGACTTCGGCGGCGCCGTACTTCCAGCAGATCGACCAGTTCATCCGCCTGACCCTGGGCGACGAAGCCGCGAAGCTCTACGAAATCATCATCGATGATCCGGAGCAGGTCGCCCGCAGCATGTTCCAGGGCGTGCGTCAGGTGCGCCAGCGGCGCATCGAGCGCAAGGATTCCTTCTTTTTCAACTGGTCGCTGGATATCCCGCTGGAGTTCCAGCAGCCCTTCATCCCCACCCATGAGGCCATGGCCGGCCTGGATCTGCACCACGGCCGTAAGCCGCAGGAGCTGGCCGCCGACCTGCGCCGGGCGTTCTCGGGCATTGTTGCCGGCAACGTGAAGGAGGAGGGGATGCGCCGGGTGGAGGAGCACGGCCCCTTCCGGATCCACGGCGACAAGGACATGATGGAGGCCCTGGACGCGCTCCTGCGGGCGTTCGTGGCCCAGCGGCGGATGAAGATCTCGGGGCAGTACCGGCCCTGCTATGAGGTGGTGACGTAG